The segment aaacacataagtGGGGATGAGCCACGACGCTACAAGTTGCATAGTTACATTGAGAGTGATCAACAGAGCGATTTGCTTGCGCTCATCGTCATCATTGGCTAGACGGCAATAGTTTAGAGAGCTTACGGCCCGCTCGAAGGCAGTGACGGCGTTGCGGTAGCGAAAGCGCTTCACACAGTCCTTGCCATGCATGTGCATGTCTAATGCCTTGGGGTAAACTATTGCAAACTTGTCCCGGTCCACAGCAGCCATTGACGCGAAGGCATCTGAGTCCCCGATCAATGTGAAGTGAAGAACTTCGATTTTGAAAAGTCCATCTGAACGTGGTTTAATGCGCGGCGGGCAGCCCATCTCGTGAAATAGCAACTTATAGGATATAATAAATTCGGCTTTTTCATAAGGGCGCATGGTAAGTACAGCAGCCTGGAGGCCTTCTAGCACATCGCAACCTGCACCGGTCTCAAAATAGAATTTAGTTCGGCGCATCAATGAGGAATCAAAAGGAGAACTCTCGCCTTCCCAATAACCACTATAGCGCACAGCGACACGTGCCTTGTCTGGCACCAGACCTCGGCCCTGGGGGCCCTCACGTGTGATGCGCTTAAAAATGTTCTCATTGATCGGCTCCATCAATTTTTTGAGTTCCTCGAACGATTGGGTCGATGGAGAAGCGAGCTCTTCTTCATCAACATCTGGAGCGTTATCACAATCTTCCATTTCGTCGACATTAAAATCATCATCGCCAGCCCCAAATGGCGACTGTTCTACCTCAAATTGTGAGCCAGAGCCAACGCGTTTTCTAGAAGAGTAAGAGGCAGCGTCTAGGCAGCACATGATTGTGCAAATGTATCAAATTTCGATGCTTACCCAAGTTGCAGTGGTTCCTTGAGCATTTGAGTGCAATATGAAAAATTATCTTCCATTTTTTCCACACTTTTTCCCAACTTTAACTTGTTTGGGTTAATTACAAAAATGCGCGCTAGGCAGTGacaccctcagaaatataccaagtatataccgatgaaaaaacgaccTTAGCACACTTATGACCTCTTTAATTAAACAGGATAACAAATTGAGTTAAACTGCGAAAAATAATACTGTTTGGAAATTTTTTCCttgaaattacaaaaaaaaaaaaacacacacacgatatctttcactgTAACAGCGCCAAAATGATTCAATTTTCTTGATATTTggtggaatattaaaaaaCCGCCTTGGgcgacaatgggttaatcgttccgTCGAGGATGGCAAACCATATTTCTCGATTTTGATTCAAGATATGCTAATTTTAGCCACTCCCTTTTATTGAactttttatataaataaaaaaattttgTAACGAAAAAGGTCGAACTGCCCACAAAGTTTTTTTTCTACACGATTagctacttttaagtactcctgaagttttgaaatattcttgtagcagtgacatatcacagaagtctggatccaaaacatcgtttctctagctcttatagtctttgagcactaggcgctgaagggacggacagacggacggacggacggacggacagacggacagacattcAGGGCTCAATcgcctcggctattgatgctgatccagaatatatatactttattgggtcggaaacgattccttctggacgttacacacatccacttttaccacaaatctaatataccccaatactcattttgagtatcgggtataataaaagtAAGTTACATAGCCCCTCCCATCAGGTAACCAACCTCTACCAAAGAATTTTCGCACATGTGGCTAATATCAGTTAAATCTGTTAAGGGGCATGGTGCACATGCCAAGGCCGCCTCAATACATCAATTCGCGTGCCGAAATTTAATAAGTGCTCTCCAGAATTAAGCCCTGTTTTTAAAACCCAACATTTAATCACTGTTACATACAGTTACAGTTAAATAACCCCCGCTTGCATGCAGGTTCGTTGCAGCGATTGAGAACCAATTATAAGCCACCAACAAGACTGATtgctgataataataatatttcagttttgcatttaaattttctCATCGTCAGAAAAAGTGACGAGAAAAGTTCGGAATTTTTGACTAACGTGCAATCATTGAGACGGCACACTTCCCAAGTGATGGCTCAGTAACTTCGAGGGCGCATATCCTGACAAAACGCCAGACGCTGACAGTCTGTAATATATGATTATTAAAATGAAAATACAATGAAGATTAGTCGATATTTAATTGGAGTAAAGTAATTACAATGGGGTACTGGGAGGAGAATATATTAAGGCTTAAGGACTAACACGGAATAAAAGAGCAGTGTTTAcatggttgggtgggtaaaCTCGAAATAACAACACCTGAATCCGCGCGGCTATACATATGACACAATCGACTGGATTTCTGAAACCCCTAACGCCAGGTTGGCaattaaaatcttttttatgtGTTTAACTAGAACAACTAAAAGATCCAGCCCATCCAAATAGCCCTGGGCGAAAGATCCCCAAAATATTGTGGAGGGAAACAAGGATGATAGTTTTCCCACGGATTTGATAATCGTTACGGGCACCGAAGGCGAATTCCCACCTGTTCAATGAATCTACCTCCTCTTGCATTTACGGCATTAATTATTGTAAAATTAACCCGGCCAAATAGAGGGGCACCCGCCGCTCTCAGCGATTCATTTCAAAAACGCAATCAAATTTGAATTTTGAGTCTTTGTCTCCGGGCGGTCTCGAACCTATGTCATCAAAAGAGTCTGCGAGACTCAACGCGCAGCACCAAACAGGTCTCTCCACAAAAATCGGAAATTTGTGAATTTTGTTGAGCAAGCAGTCCACACTTAAATAAACTGCTTGCATTAACATACCCTTTTGGTCAATTTAAAACTAGCCGacaaaatttttttaaatttttaattaaatttgagtttttacTCCATTCAATCCAGTCATAATTCCATTTTCATGGtttaaaatgtgtgtgttaatTGTTGATAGTACAAAAACTGTTTATGACTTCGTACGAAAACATTTGGAACAGATAGCAGCTAAGATGAGACTTAAATTGTTCTTTATTCTGTTGTTGATTATTCTAGCAATGGTTTTATTAATGACGAAAGTCAGTGCCAAACGATGGGCTGATGGAGTAGATGGAGTGTGTGCCTAATCACTTTTTATAGTGTTAAATTATACCAATAATGATGATGTAGCAAGCTTAGCGATAGTTGATTTAAACAagtaaattcattatttttgagATACCAGCTGATCTCAAAGCGTAGAGCTCTGAGATACACTACTCACAATGCAGGCAGCCGAAACTGAGGTTTGCACATACCTATCTATCAAGTGTAGACCTCAAAGTATTATAATTCAACTAACTAATCGCCAATTCCACAGCCCAAGCGTACCAAGAGTTATATTTATGAGGTATACCGACTTTTAGAGGAAAAGCCAGGGGTTGAAGAAATATTAATCATGAATCGTTCCGGTGTGCCGTCAATGGAACGCCAAGACGCACTTCAACATGCCTGTCTTTATGAGAATTTGCGTGAAAAGTGTCAGGCATTTCTATCAAAAATGGAGCCACCACAGCTCCTGACCATGTTGCAAGATAACCGTTTTGGTAGGTTGAGGATCTAAATCGTCATTCCtccaatttttaaataattgctCCTACATATATCTACGTTGTTAGTCATCCAACTTCTTACACGTAAAACATTCTTCTCACTTTGTACACAGCCCAAACACAACAAACTGTTCATTTATGTGACTACctgaatataaattcaatcaaataagTAATAAATAGTCCTCAGAGCTTCAgcttaaaaacaaaatatattccAAAAACAGATGACATTTTCTGACCAACAGAAAGTAAATATATTCTTGTACTCGTATTTATAAAACACATACTCTTCAGTATGTACAACATAAACGTTAAGTTCTTCTAGAACTAATGTAAAATATTGAATTTGGTTGTCTGTTGTTTATTTAAATGGATTAATCCTTCAATGGGAAACAGTGCCCGAATCAGTGCAGATTTAGCTTGGACAACGTCAAGTCATTCTCGTCAACAGGGGACACCGTTAGTTTCATTTTGTGCTCCTTGgccattttggataacatTACAATGTCCGAGTTTATATAGGCACCCTGCAAAAGTGCCACCGACGATTTTTCGGAAGTCTCAAGCTCCTTCACAAGTTCTTCAACACTGGGATTACATTTGGTTTCATCCTTTACTTCTTTAAACTTCTGGCCTGACAACGCACGAGTCCAAATGTCCTGAGATGCctctttgtattttttgattttcttgtCCAGGTCAGTAATCTTAGCACTGATCTCATTGTTATCGGGCTGCTTGGCTTGAGCCTGCATAAAAATACACCGAGCATCCTTATATTCGCCTAAGGCGGACAGGGTGCAACCTTCCTGGTAGAGGGCCTTACAGGAAGGCTTATTTTCAGTGAGACGCCGCAAGGCTTTCATCGTAATGCACACGCGTTTGGGATTATGCAATTTATTGTAGCAGATCATCAAGTTTTGCTggaaaagttaaaaaaaaaacacataagtGGGGATGAGCCACGACGCTACAAGTTGCATAGTTACATTGAGAGTGATCAACAGAGCGATTTGCTTGCGCTCATCCTCATCATTGGCTAGACGGCAATAGTTTAGAGAGCTTACGGCCCGCTCGAAGGCAGTGACGGCGTTGCGGTAGCGAAAGCGCTTCACACAGTCCTTGCCATGCATGTGCATCAATGAGCATCATCGGCGTCATCATGGGAATTCGTCTTCGGTGCCCGTAACGGTTATCAAATCCGTGGGAAAACTATCATCCTTGTTTCCCTCCACAATATTTTGGGGGATCTTTCGCCCAGGGCTATTTGGATGGGCTGGATCTTTTAGTTGTTCTAGTTAAACacataaaaaagattttaattGCCAACCTGGCTTTAGGGGTTTCAGAAATCCAGTCGATTGTGTCATATGCATAGCCGCGCGGATTCAGGTGTTGTTATTTCGAGtttacccacccaaccatgTAAACACTGCTCTTTTATTCCGTGTTAGTCCTTAAGCCTTAATATATTCTCCTCCCAGTACCCCATTGTAATTACTTTACTCCAATTAAATATCGACTAATCTTCATTGTATTTTCATTATAATAATCATATATTACAGACTGTCAGCGTCTGGCGTTTTGTGAGGATATGCGCCATCGAAGTTACTGAGCCATCACTTGGGAAGTGTGCCGTCTCAATGATTGCACATTATTCAAAAATTCCGAACTTTTCTCGTCATGTATGTATGACGATGagaaaatttaaatgcaaaactgaaatattattattatcagcaATCAGTCTTGTTGGTGGCTTATAATTGGTTCTCAATCGCTGCAACGAACCTGCATGCAAGCGGGGGTTATTTAACTGTAACTGTATGTAACAGTGATTAAATGTTGGGTTTTAAAAACAGGGCTTAATTCTGGAGAGCACTTATTAAATTTCGGCACGCGAATTGATGTATTGAGGCGGCCTTGGCATGTGCACCATGCCCCCTTAACAGATTTAACTGATATTAGCCACATGTGCGAAAATTCTTTGGTAGAGGTTGGTTACCTGATGGGAGGGGCTATGTaactttcttttattatacccgatactcaaaatgagtattggggtatattagatttgtggtaaaagtggatgtgtgtaacgtccagaaggaatcgtttccgacccaataaagtatatatattctggatcagcatcaatagccgaggcgATTGAGCCCTgaatgtctgtccgtctgtccgtccgtccgtccgtccgtctgtccgtccccttcagcgcctagtgctcaaagactataagagctagagaaacgatgttttggatccagacttctgtgatatgtcactgctacaagaatatttcaaaatttcaggagtacttaaaagtagctAATCGTGTAGAAAAAAAACTTTGTGGGCAGTTCGACCTTTTTCGTTAcaaaatttttttatttatataaaaagtTCAATAAAAGGTAGTGGCTAAAATTAGCATATCTTGAATCAAAATCGAGAAATATGGTTTGCCATCCTCGAcggaacgattaacccattgtcgcCCAAGGCGGttttttaatattccaccaaaaataaagaaaatttaatcattttgGCGCTGTTAcagtgaaagatatcgtgtgtgtgtttttttttttttgtaatttcagAGAAAAGATTTACAAACAGTATTATTTTTCGCAGTTTAACTCAATTTGTTATCCTGTTTAATTAAAGAGGTCATAAGTGTGCTAAggtcgttttttcatcggtatatacttggtatatttctgagggtgtCACTGCCTAGCGCGCATTTTTGTAATTAACCCAAACAAGTTAAAGTTGGGAAAAAGTGTGGAAAAAATGGAAGATAATTTTTCATATTGCACTCAAATGCTCAAGGAACCACTGCAACTTGGGTAAGCATCGAAATTTGATACATTTGCACAATCATGTGCTGCCTAGACGCTGCCTCTTACTCTTCTAGAAAACGCGTTGGCTCTGGCTCACAATTTGAGGTAGAACAGTCGCCATTTGGGGCTGGCGATGATGATTTTAATGTCGACGAAATGGAAGATTGTGATAACGCTCCAGATGTTGATGAAGAAGAGCTCGCTTCTCCATCGACCCAATCGTTCGAGGAACTCAAAAAATTGATGGAGCCGATCAATGAGAACATTTTTAAGCGCATCACACGTGAGGGGCACCAGGGCCGAGGTCTGGTGCCAGACAAGGCACGTGTCGCTGTGCGCTATAGTGGTTATTGGGAAGGCGAGAGTTCTCCTTTTGATTCCTCATTGATGCGCCGATGAGAGAGATTCTCTTTATGAGAATTTGCGTGAAAAGTGTCAGGCATTTCTATTAAAAATGGAGCCACCACAGCTCCTGACCATGTTGCGAGTCCGTACCAGATTCCACGAGGTCCTGCTAACACCTGATGGCAAGTGCAAAATCCAAAGGATACACATCTTAAGGTTGAGGATCTAAATCGTCATTCCtccaatttttaaataattgctCCTACATATATCTACGTTGTTAGTCATCCAACTTCTTACACGTAAAACATTCTTCTCACTTTGTACACAGCCCAAACACAACAAACTGTTCATTTATGTGACTACctgaatataaattcaatcaaataagTAATAAATAGTCCTCAGAGCTTCAgcttaaaaacaaaatatattccAAAAATAGATGACATTTTCTGACCAACAGAAAGTAAATATATTCTTGTACTCGTATTTATAAAACACATTTCATTTTCATACTCTTCAGTATGTACAACGTAAACGTTAAGTTCTTCTAGAACTAATGTAAAATATTGAATTTGGTTGTCTGTTGTTTATTTAAATGGATTAATCCTTCCATGGGAAACAGTGCCCGAATCAGTGCAGATTTAGCTTGGACAACGTCAAGTCATTCTCGTCAATAGGGGACACCGTTAGTTTCATTTTGTGCTCCTTGgccattttggataacatTACAATGTCCGAGTTTATATAGGCACCCCGCAAAAGTGCCACCGACGATTTTCCGGAAGTCTCAAGCTCCTTCACAAGTTCTTCAACACTGGGATTACATTTGGTTTCATCCTTTACTTCTTTAAACTTCTGGCCTGACAACGCACGAGTCCAAATGTCCTGAGATGActctttgtattttttgattttcttgtCCAGGTCAGTAATCTTAGCACTGATCTCATTGTTATCGGGCTGCTTGGcttgagcctgcataaatatACACCGAGCATCCTTATATTCGCCTAAGGCGGACAGGGCGCAACCTTCCTGGTAGAGGGCCTTACAGGAAGGCTTATTTTCAGTGAGACGCCGCAAGGCTTTCATCGTAATGCACACGCGTTTGGGATTATGCAATTTATTGTAGCAGATCATCAAGTTTTGCTggaaaagttaaaaaaaaaaacacataagtGGGGATGAGCCACGACGCTACAAGTTGCATAGTTACATTGAGAGTGATCAACAGAGCGATTTGCTTGCGCTCATCCTCATCATTGGCTAAACGGCAATAGTTTAGAGAGCTTACGGCCCGCTCGAAGGCAGTGACGGCGTTGCGGTAGCGAAAGCGCTTCACACAGTCCTTGCCATGCATGTGCATGTCTAATGCCTTGGGGTAAACTATTGCAAACTTGTCCCGATCCACAGCGGCCATTGACGCGAAGGCATCTGAGTCCCCGATCAATGTGAAGTGAAGAACTTCGATTTTGAAAAGTCCATCCGAACGTGGTTTAATGCGCGGCGGGCAGCCCATCTCGTGAAATAGCAACTTATAGGATATAATAAATTCGTCTTTTTCATATGGGCGCATGGTAAGTACAGCAGCCTGGAGGCCTTCTAGCACATCGCAACCTGCACCGGTCTCAAAATAGAATTTAGTTCGGCGCATCAATGAGGAATCAAAAGGAGAACTCTCGCCTTCCCAATAACCACTATAGCGCACAGCGACACGTGCCTTGTCTGGCACCAGACCTCGGCCCTGGTGCCCCTCACGTGTGATGCGCTTAAAAATGTTCTCATTGATCGGCTCCATCAATTTTTTGAGTTACTCGAACGATTGGGTCGATGGAGAAGCGAGCTCTTCTGGAGCGTTATCACAATCTTCCATTTCGTCGACATTAAAATCATCATCGCCAGCCCCAAGTGGCGACTGTTCTACCTCAAATTGTGAGCCAGAGCCAACGAGTTTTCTAGAAGAGTAAGAGGCAGCGTCTAGGCAGCACATGATTGTGCAAATGTATCAAATTTCGATGCTTACCCAAGTTGCAGTGGTTCCTTGAGCATTTGAGTGCAATATGAAAAATTATCTTCCATTTTTTCCACACTTTTTCCCAACTTTAACTTGTTTGGGTTAATTACAAAAATGCGCGCTAGGCAGTGacaccctcagaaatataccaagtatataccgatgaaaaaacgaccTTAGCACACTTATGACCTCTTTAATTAAACAGGATAACAAATTGAGTTAAACTGCGAAAAATAATACTGTTTGTAAATCTTTTCTctgaaattacaaaaaaaaaacacacacacgatatctttcactgTAACAGCGCCAAAATGAttcaattttctttatttttggtggaatattaaaaaaCCGCCTTGGgcgacaatgggttaatcgttccgTCGAGGATGGGAAACCATATTTCTCGATTTTGATTCAAGATATGCTAATTTTAGCCACTCCCTTTTATTGAactttttatataaataaaaaaatgttgTAACGAAAAAGGTCGAACTGCCCACAAAGTTTTTTTTCTACACGATTagctacttttaagtactcctgagtacatacatatgtagatgtgccagttcatagaACGAATAGATAAAACCACACCATGAAAAACCACGAATTTATTAAACATTTCTAACGCCCCAAATCTATCTGCGTATTTGAAAAgtaattaaaaaatttaattttgtaataataaaacgaggggaacgttgtgagtgcTGCGGacgccgcaactctacatttatacccgatacttagtcagtatggctcccctccggcagacgccgcgaatattaaacgacacgagaaagagtgcgtgcgagagagacagaaaatcagtctgaccgtgacgtcgggcgctgcgtagccactgcaaattgatttgttccttttggctataaaaatgatctgatctgatccagattcagcaatctgatagatatggtcgttatctatgattccgcgtttttagttttctcgaatcgtcgaaattgtggatgccacagatttgcGCCCGTTGTGTGGTCGGAAGTGttggaaggggggggggggggggggggggggggggggggggcaaagttttgaaatattcttgtagcagtgacatatcacagaagtctggatccaaaacatcgtttctctagctcttatagtctttgagcactaggcgctgaaggggacggacagacggacggacggacagacattcAGGGCTCAATcgcctcggctattgatgctgatccagaatatatatactttattgggtcggaaacgattccttctggacgttacacacatccacttttaccacaaatctaatataccccaatactcattttgagtatcgggtataataaaagaaagttACATAGCCCCTCCCATCAGGTAACCAACCTCTACCAAAGAATTTTCGCACATGTGGCTAATATCAGTTAAATCTGTTAAGGGGGCATGGTGCACATGCCAAGGCCGCCTCAATACATCAATTCGCGTGCCGAAATTTAATAAGTGCTCTCCAGAATTAAGCCCTGTTTTTAAAACCCAACATTTAATCACTGTTACATACAGTTACAGTTAAATAACCCCCGCTTGCATGCAGGTTCGTTGCAGCGATTGAGAACCAATTATAAGCCACCAACAAGACTGATtgctgataataataatatttcagttttgcatttaaattttctCATCGTCAGAAAAAGTGACGAGAAAAGTTCGGAATTTTTGACTAATGTGCAATCATTGAGACGGCACACTTCCCAAGTGATGGCTCAGTAACTTCGAGGGCGCATATCCTGACAAAACGCCAGACGCTGACAGTCTGTAATATATGATTATTAAAATGAAAATACAATGAAGATTAGTCGATATTTAATTGGAGTAAAGTAATTACAATGGGGTACTGGGAGGCTAATATATTAAGGCTTAAGGACTAACACGGAATAAAAGAGCAGTGTTTAcatggttgggtgggtaaaCTCGAAATAACAACACCTGAATCCGCGCGGCTATACATATGACACAATCGACTGGATTTCTGAAACCCCTAACGCCAGGTTGGCaattaaaatcttttttatgtGTTTAACTAGAACAACTAAAAGATCCAGCCCATCCAAATAGCCCTGGGCGAAAGATCCCCCAAAATATTGTGGAGGGAAACAAGGATGATAGTTTTCCCACGGATTTGATAATCGTTACGGGCACCGAAGGCGAATTCCCACCTGTTCAATGAATCTACCTCCTCTTGCATTTACGGCATTAATTATTGTAAAATTAAACCCGGCCAAATAGAGGGGCACCCGCCGCTCTCAGCGATTCATTTCAAAAACGCAATCAAATTTGAATTTTGAGTCTTTGTCTCCGGGCGGTCTCGAACCTATGTCATCAAAAGAGTCTGCGAGACTCAACGCGCAGCACCAAACAGGTCTCTCCACAAAAATCGGAAATTTGTGAATTTTGTTGAGCAAGCAGTCCACACTTAAATAAACTGCTTGCATTAACATACCCTTTTGGTCAATTTAAAACTAGCCGacaaaatttttttaaatttttaattaaatttgagtttttacTCCATTCAATCCAGTCATAATTCCATTTTCATGGtttaaaatgtgtgtgttaatTGTTGATAGTACAAAAACTGTTTATGACTTCGTACGAAAACATTTGGAACAGATAGCAGCTAAGATGAGACTTAAATTGTTCTTTATTCTGTTGTTGATTATTCTAGCAATGGTTTTATTAATGACGAAAGTCAGTGCCAAACGATGGGCTGATGGAGTAGATGGAGTGTGTGCCTAATCACTTTTTATAGTGTTAAATTATACCAATAAAGATGATGTAGCAAGCTTAGCGATAGTTGATTTAAACAagtaaattcattatttttgagATACCAGCTGATCTCAAAGCGTAGAGCTCTGAGATACACTACTCACAATGCAGGCAGCCGAAACTGAGGTTTGCACATACCTATCTATCAAGTGTAGACCTCAAAGTATTATAATTCAACTAACTAATCGCCAATTCCACAGCCCAAGCGTACCAAGAGTTATATTTATGAGGTATACCGACTTTTAGAGGAAAAGCCAGGGGTTGAAGAAATATTAATCATGAATCGTTCCGGTGTGCCGATCAAAACGTCAATGGAACGCCAAGACGCACTTCAACATGCCTGTCTTTATGAGAATTTGCGTGAAAAGTGTCAGGCATTTCTATCAAAAATGGAGCCACCACAGCTCCTGACCATGTTGCAAGATAACCGTTTTGGTAGGTTGAGGATCTAAATCGTCATTCCTCCAATTTTTCTTCTTACACGTAAAACATTCTCACTTTGTACACAGCCCAAACACAACAAACTGTTCATTTATGTGACTACctgaatataaattcaatcaaataagTAATAAATAGTCCTCAGAGCTTCAgcttaaaaacaaaatatattccAAAAACAGATGACATTTTCTGACCAACAGAAAGTAAATATATTCTTGTACTCGTATTTATAAAACACATACTCTTCAGTATGTACAACATAAACGTTAAGTTCTTCTAGAACTAATGTAAAATATTGAGTTTGGTTGTCCGTTGTGTATTTAAATGGATTAATCCTTCTATCGGAAACAGTGCCCGAATCAGAGCAGATTTAGCTTGGACAACGTCAAGTCATTCTCGTCAACAGGGGACACCGTTAGTTTCATTTTGTGCTCCTTGgccattttggataacatTACAATGTACGAGTTTATATAGGCACCCTGCAAAAGTCCCCCCGACGATTTTTCGGAACTCTCAAGCTCCTTCACAAGTTCTTCAACACTGGGATTACATTTGGTTTCATCCTTTACTTCTTTAAACTTCTGGCCTGACAACGCACGAGTCCAAATGTCCTGAGATGCctctttgtattttttgattttcttgtCCAGGTCAGTAATCTTAGCACTGATCTCATTGTTATCGGGCTGCTTGGCTTGAGCCTGCATAAAAATTCACCGAGCATCCTTATATTCGCCTAAGGCGGACAGGGTGCAACCTTCCTGGTAGAGGGCCTTACAGGAAGGCTTATTTTCAGTGAGACGCCGCAAGGCTTTCATCGTAATGCACACGCGTTTGGGATTATGCAATTTATTGTAGCAGATCATCAAGTTTTGCTggaaaagttaaaaaaaaacacataagtGGGGATGAGCCACGACGCTACAAGTTGCATAGTTACATTGAGAGTGATCAACAGAGCGATTTGCTTGCGCTCATCCTCATCATTGGCTAGACGGCAATACTTTAGAGCGCTTACGGCCCGCTCGAAGGCAGTGACGGCGTTGCGGTAGCGAAAGCGCTTCACACAGTCCTTGCCATGCATGTGCATCAATGAGCATCATCGGCGTCATC is part of the Drosophila miranda strain MSH22 chromosome Y unlocalized genomic scaffold, D.miranda_PacBio2.1 Contig_Y1_pilon, whole genome shotgun sequence genome and harbors:
- the LOC117190301 gene encoding uncharacterized protein LOC117190301 isoform X1; this translates as MQAAETEPKRTKSYIYEVYRLLEEKPGVEEILIMNRSGVPIKTSMERQDALQHACLYENLREKCQAFLSKMEPPQLLTMLQDNRFDCQRLAFCEDMRHRSY
- the LOC117190300 gene encoding uncharacterized protein LOC117190300 isoform X2, which encodes MQAAETEPKRTKSYIYEVYRLLEEKPGVEEILIMNRSGVPSMERQDALQHACLYENLREKCQAFLSKMEPPQLLTMLQDNRFDCQRLAFCEDMRHRSY
- the LOC117190301 gene encoding uncharacterized protein LOC117190301 isoform X2; translation: MNRSGVPIKTSMERQDALQHACLYENLREKCQAFLSKMEPPQLLTMLQDNRFDCQRLAFCEDMRHRSY
- the LOC117190227 gene encoding inactive peptidyl-prolyl cis-trans isomerase shutdown-like isoform X3, whose product is MEPINENIFKRITREGHQGRGLVPDKARVAVRYSGYWEGESSPFDSSLMRRTKFYFETGAGCDVLEGLQAAVLTMRPYEKDEFIISYKLLFHEMGCPPRIKPRSDGLFKIEVLHFTLIGDSDAFASMAAVDRDKFAIVYPKALDMHMHGKDCVKRFRYRNAVTAFERAVSSLNYCRLANDEDERKQIALLITLNQNLMICYNKLHNPKRVCITMKALRRLTENKPSCKALYQEGCALSALGEYKDARCIFMQAQAKQPDNNEISAKITDLDKKIKKYKESSQDIWTRALSGQKFKEVKDETKCNPSVEELVKELETSGKSSVALLRGAYINSDIVMLSKMAKEHKMKLTVSPIDENDLTLSKLNLH
- the LOC117190227 gene encoding inactive peptidyl-prolyl cis-trans isomerase shutdown-like isoform X1, with the translated sequence MADNFSYCTQMLKEPLQLGKLVGSGSQFEVEQSPFGAGDDDFNVDEMEDCDNAPDVDEEELASPSTQSFEELKKLMEPINENIFKRITREGHQGRGLVPDKARVAVRYSGYWEGESSPFDSSLMRRTKFYFETGAGCDVLEGLQAAVLTMRPYEKDEFIISYKLLFHEMGCPPRIKPRSDGLFKIEVLHFTLIGDSDAFASMAAVDRDKFAIVYPKALDMHMHGKDCVKRFRYRNAVTAFERAVSSLNYCRLANDEDERKQIALLITLNQNLMICYNKLHNPKRVCITMKALRRLTENKPSCKALYQEGCALSALGEYKDARCIFMQAQAKQPDNNEISAKITDLDKKIKKYKESSQDIWTRALSGQKFKEVKDETKCNPSVEELVKELETSGKSSVALLRGAYINSDIVMLSKMAKEHKMKLTVSPIDENDLTLSKLNLH
- the LOC117190227 gene encoding inactive peptidyl-prolyl cis-trans isomerase shutdown-like isoform X2; this translates as MADNFSYCTQMLKEPLQLGKLVGSGSQFEVEQSPFGAGDDDFNVDEMEDCDNAPDVDEEELASPSTQSFEELKKLMEPINENIFKRITREGHQGRGLVPDKARVAVRYSGYWEGESSPFDSSLMRRTKFYFETGAGCDVLEGLQAAVLTMRPYEKDEFIISYKLLFHEMGCPPRIKPRSDGLFKIEVLHFTLIGDSDAFASMAAVDRDKFAIVYPKALDMHMHGKDCVKRFRYRNAVTAFERAVSSLNYCRLANDEDERKQIALLITLNQNLMICYNKLHNPKRVCITMKALRRLTENKPSCKALYQEGCTLSALGEYKDARCIFMQAQAKQPDNNEISAKITDLDKKIKKYKEASQDIWTRALSGQKFKEVKDETKCNPSVEELVKELETSEKSSVALLQGAYINSDIVMLSKMAKEHKMKLTVSPVDENDLTLSKLNLH
- the LOC117190242 gene encoding inactive peptidyl-prolyl cis-trans isomerase shutdown-like yields the protein MEDNFSYCTQMLKEPLQLGKRVGSGSQFEVEQSPFGAGDDDFNVDEMEDCDNAPDVDEEELASPSTQSFEELKKLMEPINENIFKRITREGPQGRGLVPDKARVAVRYSGYWEGESSPFDSSLMRRTKFYFETGAGCDVLEGLQAAVLTMRPYEKAEFIISYKLLFHEMGCPPRIKPRSDGLFKIEVLHFTLIGDSDAFASMAAVDRDKFAIVYPKALDMHMHGKDCVKRFRYRNAVTAFERAVSSLNYCRLANDDDERKQIALLITLNQNLMICYNKLHNPKRVCITMKALRRLTENKPSCKALYQEGCALSALGEYKDARCIFMQAQAKQPDNNEISAKITDLDKKIKKYKEASQDIWTRALSGQKFKEVKDETKCK